In the Scyliorhinus torazame isolate Kashiwa2021f chromosome 4, sScyTor2.1, whole genome shotgun sequence genome, one interval contains:
- the LOC140411785 gene encoding uncharacterized protein: MLRIFLTVSVLFWNQLAALDVAEEVIGFCNENDCQKPAEIIEDKNYLEAQFKKRLRVQTEVDAVDIKSALAIGLDKLFSYARCGNVAGTIVPLSAPWGVFGYLKNGKIQQRFRVFLVIVPQVINPPQPTDPTVEIVTAPPVWYYGRAFDTKVDEQQMEEHLFQLMKDLEQDNQSFDSTYFIMDIFTIGGLMGMGFEKTGE, translated from the exons ATGCTGAGAATCTTCTTAACCGTGTCTGTCCTCTTCTGGAACCAACTCGCTGCACTCGACGTAGCAGAAGAGGTGATCGGTTTCTGTAATGAAAATGACTGCCAGAAACCCGCAGAAATCATTGAGGACAAG AATTATCTTGAGGCACAATTCAAAAAACGCCTGAGGGTTCAAACTGAAGTTGATGCCGTGGATATTAAAAGTGCGCTGGCGATCGGTCTGGACAAACTATTCAGTTATGCACGTTGTGGGAATGTTGCAG GTACTATTGTTCCTCTCTCTGCACCTTGGGGAGTTTTTGGATACTTGAAAAATGGCAAAATACAGCAGAGATTCCGAGTATTTCTTGTGATAGTTCCTCAAGTCATCAACCCGCCTCAACCAACAGATCCAACAGTTGAAATAGTGACAGCCCCTCCTGTTTGGTACTATGGCAG GGCTTTTGACACGAAAGTTGATGAACAGCAAATGGAAGAGCACCTGTTTCAACTAATGAAGGATCTGGAACAGGACAACCAATCCTTCGATAGCACATATTTCATCATGGATATTTTTACCATAGGAGGGctaatgggaatgggttttgaaaagacggGAGAATGA